The Ruania alba genome window below encodes:
- the folE gene encoding GTP cyclohydrolase I FolE, which produces MSDAGTIGSYDAAAVERAVRDLLVAVGEDPEREGLRDTPGRLAKAYAEIFVGLRQRPEDVVQTFFDIDHEEMVLVRDIEVYSTCEHHLLPFHGVAHVGYIPSESGTVTGLSKLARLVDVFAKRPQVQERLTTQVADALVELLDARGVIVVIECEHLCMSMRGVRKPGSRTVTSAVRGLMRNTATRAEAMSLIARG; this is translated from the coding sequence GTGAGTGACGCCGGCACCATCGGCAGCTACGATGCCGCTGCGGTCGAGCGCGCGGTGCGCGACCTCCTGGTCGCCGTCGGGGAGGACCCCGAGCGGGAGGGGCTGCGGGACACCCCTGGTCGACTGGCGAAGGCGTATGCCGAGATCTTCGTGGGGCTGCGGCAGCGCCCTGAGGACGTGGTGCAGACCTTCTTCGACATCGATCACGAGGAGATGGTCCTCGTGCGCGACATCGAGGTGTACTCCACCTGTGAGCACCACCTGCTGCCCTTCCACGGCGTGGCGCACGTGGGCTACATCCCGTCCGAGTCCGGCACCGTGACCGGCCTGAGCAAGCTCGCCCGGCTGGTGGACGTCTTCGCCAAGCGGCCCCAGGTGCAGGAGCGGCTCACCACCCAGGTCGCGGACGCCCTGGTGGAGCTGCTCGACGCACGCGGGGTGATCGTGGTGATCGAGTGCGAGCACTTGTGCATGTCGATGCGCGGGGTCCGCAAGCCGGGCTCACGCACGGTGACCTCCGCCGTGCGTGGACTGATGCGCAACACCGCCACCCGCGCCGAGGCGATGAGTCTCATCGCGCGCGGTTGA
- the folP gene encoding dihydropteroate synthase produces MTSRTHVIGVVNVTPDSFSDGGQWFRTDVAVAHGRHLLAQGADMVDIGGESTRPGATRVPVEEELARVIPVVQALAATGAAMSVDTMRAEVAEQAVAAGAHMINDVSGGRADPEMAAVVARTGCRYVLSHWRGHSDVMNDLADYTDVTAEVCSELGAQVDQVKARGVRSDQLVLDPGLGFAKEGVHNWELLAGLDQIMSLGYPVLVGASRKRFLGELLAADGAESMPAFRDRATAAVTALAAVRGVWGVRVHDVAASVDAVRVAQAWREAENGR; encoded by the coding sequence GTGACCTCGCGCACGCACGTCATCGGTGTGGTCAACGTGACCCCTGACTCCTTCAGCGACGGCGGGCAGTGGTTCCGGACCGACGTCGCCGTCGCGCACGGACGCCACCTGCTGGCGCAGGGAGCGGACATGGTGGACATCGGTGGTGAGTCCACGCGTCCAGGCGCCACGCGGGTCCCGGTCGAGGAGGAGTTGGCGCGGGTGATCCCCGTGGTGCAAGCACTGGCTGCGACCGGTGCCGCGATGAGTGTGGACACGATGCGCGCCGAGGTCGCCGAGCAGGCCGTCGCCGCCGGCGCGCACATGATCAACGACGTCTCGGGCGGACGCGCCGATCCGGAGATGGCCGCAGTGGTGGCACGGACCGGCTGCCGGTACGTGCTGTCCCACTGGCGCGGGCACTCGGACGTGATGAATGACCTGGCTGACTACACCGACGTCACCGCCGAGGTGTGCTCCGAGCTCGGAGCACAGGTGGACCAGGTCAAGGCACGGGGAGTGCGCTCCGACCAGCTCGTGCTCGACCCTGGCCTCGGGTTCGCCAAGGAAGGCGTGCACAACTGGGAGTTGCTCGCGGGCCTGGACCAGATCATGAGCCTCGGGTACCCGGTGCTCGTGGGGGCCTCACGCAAGCGCTTTCTCGGGGAGTTGCTGGCTGCTGACGGCGCTGAGTCGATGCCGGCGTTCCGGGACCGGGCCACGGCTGCTGTCACCGCGCTCGCGGCTGTGCGGGGGGTATGGGGCGTGCGTGTGCACGACGTTGCTGCATCCGTGGACGCCGTTCGGGTGGCTCAGGCGTGGCGAGAGGCCGAGAATGGCCGGTGA
- the folK gene encoding 2-amino-4-hydroxy-6-hydroxymethyldihydropteridine diphosphokinase has protein sequence MTSQRTTGSGDNLDEIRLLGVGGVGRHGVLPEERRDGQTFLVDLVLGVDTRAAATSDELTATVDYAAVAAQVVALIEGEPVNLIETLAARIADSALTYDGVHTVDVTVHKPEAPVGVPFTDVQVTIRRPVVAPVPAPAAPPVDAAPVAAAASSAGANPAAVAAAAPAQPVPDSVASRRPAPDLDAPPEQPVPVVLALGGNVGDVRGTLRSAVADLQDADGLTVEEISPLARTAAVLQPDAVAQPDYLNAVVLATTTLAPRELLALTQDLENTYGRRREERWGERTLDVDIVVFGGVTSTDPELTLPHPRANERAFVLVPWAQADPDAFLPGLGGGPVATLAETAPDRSGVRWLALDWLEEPSSAARAPVAPVPQAAAEMPSDVPAAEPEPAHEQEEADESALDPAWDEPSAEDLGDLELLARGDKEEPQAQPQHEEPAQQDEPASDALGWVPEKPVEAPPLAPRWQPLRRDD, from the coding sequence ATGACGAGCCAACGCACGACGGGCAGCGGGGACAACCTCGACGAGATCCGGCTGCTCGGTGTCGGTGGTGTCGGACGGCACGGAGTGCTGCCGGAAGAGCGGCGGGATGGTCAGACCTTCCTCGTCGATCTGGTGCTCGGTGTGGACACCCGCGCCGCAGCGACCTCCGACGAGCTGACCGCGACGGTGGACTACGCAGCCGTGGCCGCGCAGGTGGTCGCCCTCATCGAGGGGGAGCCGGTCAACCTGATCGAGACCCTTGCCGCGCGTATCGCGGACTCGGCGCTCACCTACGACGGCGTCCACACCGTCGACGTGACCGTGCACAAGCCGGAGGCACCGGTCGGCGTGCCGTTCACGGACGTCCAGGTCACCATCAGACGCCCGGTCGTGGCACCAGTGCCGGCGCCCGCAGCACCGCCGGTGGACGCCGCCCCAGTTGCAGCAGCAGCCTCGTCCGCAGGGGCGAACCCGGCTGCCGTCGCCGCGGCGGCACCAGCCCAGCCTGTGCCGGACAGCGTCGCGTCACGGCGCCCGGCCCCGGACCTCGACGCCCCGCCGGAGCAACCGGTGCCCGTGGTGCTGGCGCTCGGTGGCAATGTCGGCGATGTCCGCGGCACCTTGCGCAGCGCGGTCGCCGATCTGCAGGACGCTGACGGACTGACCGTCGAGGAGATCTCACCGCTGGCGCGCACGGCCGCGGTCCTGCAGCCTGACGCCGTGGCCCAGCCGGACTACCTGAACGCCGTGGTGCTGGCCACCACCACGCTCGCCCCGCGCGAGCTGCTCGCGCTCACCCAGGACCTGGAGAACACCTATGGTCGCCGGCGCGAGGAGCGGTGGGGCGAGCGCACGCTGGACGTGGACATCGTCGTGTTCGGTGGGGTCACCTCGACCGACCCGGAGCTGACGCTGCCGCACCCCCGCGCGAACGAGCGCGCTTTCGTCCTCGTGCCATGGGCTCAGGCAGACCCGGACGCCTTCCTGCCCGGACTCGGCGGCGGACCGGTCGCCACCCTGGCCGAGACTGCACCGGATCGTTCCGGAGTGCGCTGGCTGGCATTGGACTGGCTCGAGGAGCCCAGCTCAGCGGCCCGCGCCCCGGTAGCGCCGGTGCCGCAGGCTGCGGCGGAGATGCCCTCCGACGTGCCCGCGGCTGAGCCGGAGCCGGCCCATGAGCAGGAGGAGGCCGACGAATCGGCGCTGGATCCCGCGTGGGACGAGCCCTCCGCTGAGGATCTCGGCGATCTTGAGCTGCTCGCGCGCGGGGACAAGGAGGAACCGCAGGCGCAACCGCAGCACGAGGAACCCGCGCAGCAGGACGAGCCTGCGTCCGATGCCCTCGGGTGGGTGCCGGAGAAGCCGGTCGAAGCGCCACCTCTCGCGCCTCGTTGGCAGCCGCTGCGCCGGGACGACTGA
- a CDS encoding DUF3180 domain-containing protein: MITRLGWPTLGAIVVVSGTIAVVALRWWTTRGNVAPTVPILLAGVLAALAALVLVLGLRVRRAVSSGHLDDPVGASRVLALGQAASITAAIHLGYLGAQAAIAAGNLQAPDPREQLIRVLVAVLAAGALLVAGMITQWCCQVPEDDDDDDPPGGTVPG; encoded by the coding sequence GTGATCACCCGGCTGGGCTGGCCCACGCTCGGCGCGATCGTGGTGGTCAGCGGAACGATCGCTGTGGTGGCGCTGCGTTGGTGGACCACCCGGGGCAACGTGGCGCCGACCGTGCCGATCCTGCTCGCGGGGGTGCTCGCAGCGCTGGCCGCACTGGTGCTGGTACTTGGGCTGCGCGTGCGCCGGGCCGTGAGCTCGGGACATCTGGACGACCCCGTCGGTGCCTCCCGGGTACTGGCGCTGGGGCAGGCCGCCTCGATCACTGCAGCGATCCACCTCGGCTACCTGGGTGCGCAGGCCGCGATCGCAGCAGGCAACCTGCAGGCCCCTGATCCACGAGAGCAGCTGATCCGCGTGCTGGTGGCGGTGCTCGCCGCCGGGGCGCTGCTGGTTGCCGGGATGATCACGCAATGGTGCTGCCAGGTCCCCGAGGACGATGACGACGACGACCCACCTGGCGGTACGGTCCCTGGCTGA
- a CDS encoding PH domain-containing protein — MNHATPFDVEGVTWQQVSAKLIPVRQIATAIFLGLPFLAAAAVAIFTHAVVWVAPGVLGLLLVWVLWLVPRQVRAIGYAEMEDELLIRKGVLFRSLVVVPYGRMQYVDVAAGPIARSMGIAQVQLHTASAQSDASIPGLPEAEATRLRDQLSARGEAKLAGL, encoded by the coding sequence ATGAACCACGCAACCCCGTTCGACGTCGAGGGCGTCACCTGGCAGCAGGTCTCGGCCAAGCTGATCCCGGTACGCCAGATCGCCACCGCGATCTTCCTCGGCCTGCCCTTCCTGGCTGCGGCGGCAGTGGCGATCTTCACGCACGCTGTGGTGTGGGTCGCTCCCGGCGTGCTCGGGCTCCTGCTCGTGTGGGTGCTGTGGCTGGTTCCTCGCCAGGTACGAGCCATCGGGTACGCCGAGATGGAGGATGAGCTGCTGATCCGCAAGGGGGTGCTGTTCCGCTCCCTCGTGGTGGTGCCCTACGGCCGGATGCAGTATGTCGATGTCGCCGCCGGCCCGATCGCCCGCTCGATGGGGATCGCGCAGGTGCAGCTGCACACCGCCTCCGCGCAGTCGGACGCCTCGATACCTGGACTTCCCGAGGCTGAAGCAACGCGCTTGCGCGACCAGCTCTCGGCACGGGGCGAGGCCAAGCTGGCCGGACTGTGA
- a CDS encoding PH domain-containing protein yields MTDPTVTAHDEDQVQWHRLHKITPLLNAWKVAAGLFAVFVWQSYDNLRDIDLPMATLLLILAGVIVLGALLGLGLSALAWSRTKYGISDESVFLHSGVLFRQQRHVRLDRLQTVDVTQPLLARLAGFAALKIESAGGAGSNLTLAYLKEDDAQQLRNALLARAAGVRPGASAAASATPGAPEQTSGAGPAAIPEAPEQHVFTLTAGRLIGSLALSGGIVGILVLTAGLVTLAIKSGNVGSVFAMGAPLLGGAAYFWGRFAGEFNFRVATSPDGIRVRQGLLETKARTVPPGRVQAVRLAQSPLWRFKGWWRITVNIAGYGQEETTGTVLYPVATESEAAYLLSLVHRDFGDPRPLEVLHAGLAGSGTDEGFEHTPRRARWLDPLTWRNTGVRLTETAILLRSGRFWRTLTLVPHERVQSVGMEQGPIERRLNLLSLAVHSTPGQIVPRVHHQDADTMSDLLAQLTERARQARQNAGPERWMAGRAADAAPDPRPAFAGVLPASPRLPDASDET; encoded by the coding sequence GTGACGGACCCGACCGTGACGGCGCATGACGAGGACCAGGTGCAGTGGCACCGGCTGCACAAGATCACCCCACTGCTGAATGCGTGGAAAGTGGCTGCCGGTCTGTTCGCCGTCTTCGTGTGGCAGTCCTACGACAATCTCCGCGACATCGACCTCCCGATGGCCACGTTGCTCCTCATCCTGGCCGGGGTGATCGTGCTGGGCGCGCTGCTCGGGCTCGGCTTGTCCGCGCTCGCGTGGTCGCGTACCAAGTACGGCATCTCGGACGAGAGCGTGTTCCTGCACTCGGGTGTGCTGTTCCGCCAGCAACGGCACGTACGCCTCGACCGGCTGCAGACGGTGGACGTGACCCAGCCCCTGCTCGCCCGGTTGGCCGGCTTCGCAGCCCTGAAGATCGAGAGCGCGGGCGGTGCGGGCTCCAACCTCACCTTGGCCTACCTGAAGGAAGACGACGCGCAGCAGCTGCGCAACGCCCTCCTTGCTCGTGCGGCCGGGGTACGGCCAGGAGCGTCGGCCGCTGCCTCGGCTACACCCGGGGCGCCGGAGCAGACCTCCGGAGCTGGACCTGCCGCGATCCCCGAAGCGCCTGAGCAGCACGTGTTCACTCTCACGGCGGGACGGTTGATCGGTTCCCTCGCGCTCTCCGGTGGGATCGTCGGGATCCTCGTCCTCACGGCAGGGCTGGTGACCCTGGCGATCAAATCCGGCAATGTCGGTTCGGTCTTCGCCATGGGTGCACCGCTGCTGGGTGGCGCCGCCTACTTCTGGGGTCGGTTCGCCGGCGAGTTCAACTTCCGGGTGGCCACCTCTCCGGACGGGATTCGCGTGCGGCAAGGCCTGCTGGAGACCAAGGCCCGCACGGTGCCGCCCGGGCGCGTGCAGGCGGTGCGCCTGGCGCAGTCGCCGCTGTGGCGGTTCAAGGGATGGTGGCGCATCACCGTCAACATCGCCGGATACGGGCAGGAGGAGACCACCGGGACCGTGCTGTACCCCGTGGCCACCGAGTCCGAGGCGGCCTACCTGCTCTCCCTGGTGCACCGTGACTTCGGCGATCCGCGTCCGTTGGAGGTGCTGCACGCCGGCCTGGCAGGTTCGGGCACGGACGAAGGCTTCGAGCACACGCCCCGGCGCGCCCGCTGGTTGGACCCACTCACCTGGCGGAACACCGGTGTGCGTCTCACCGAGACGGCGATCTTGCTGCGCAGCGGGCGGTTCTGGCGCACTCTGACGTTGGTGCCGCACGAACGGGTGCAGTCCGTCGGGATGGAGCAGGGTCCGATCGAGCGCCGCCTGAACCTGCTCAGCCTGGCGGTGCACTCCACCCCTGGCCAGATCGTCCCCCGCGTGCACCACCAGGACGCCGACACCATGTCGGATCTGCTCGCCCAGCTGACCGAGCGAGCCCGTCAAGCACGGCAGAACGCCGGTCCGGAGCGCTGGATGGCCGGGCGGGCAGCGGACGCAGCCCCGGACCCGCGCCCAGCATTCGCCGGTGTGCTCCCTGCCTCGCCGCGGCTACCGGACGCCAGCGACGAGACCTGA
- the panC gene encoding pantoate--beta-alanine ligase: MSSRPGRLGVGVVGAGRVGAVLASALRAAGHAVVGASGSSEESKDRIDALLPHVPVLDVRDVVERSELVLLTVPDDVLADLVSGLARLGAFQPGQLLVHTAGRYGVDVLAPARAAGAIPLAVHPAMTFTGTSVDLGRLEGAPFAVTADAPVLPIAQALVVEIGGEPVVLDESARPLYHAALAHGANHLVTLTAQATRVLAAAGVPEGGTLLRPLLSAALDGALRGGESTLTGPIVRGDSGTVAGHLAALVTLAAQEPSLVDVPETYTGLARATVQRCLATRRITETTAGRLLDALEPASRTATQAAAEGAPETVAGPEVVHTVAELRQRRESWTEPVAVVMTMGALHEGHLALVRHARTVAPKVLVTIFVNPLQFGADEDLDAYPRTLETDVAALAEEGVDLVFAPSVAEMYPDGDPQVTVTSGRMGQVLEGAARPSHFDGMLTVVSKLLHLTRADVSVFGQKDAQQLALVRRLVADQNIGVRIEGVPIVREPDGLAMSSRNVYLDERERAAALVLSRAIRAGASEAADGGSVGDVLAAAHQELDGRHACVQPAYLEVVDERTMEPLAPDSMDRQTPAVLVVAARVGNTRLLDNAVLVWPPQGEAS; encoded by the coding sequence GTGAGTTCACGTCCAGGCCGGCTCGGAGTCGGCGTCGTCGGCGCGGGGCGCGTCGGTGCCGTGCTGGCCAGCGCACTGCGCGCGGCTGGGCACGCCGTCGTCGGAGCCAGCGGTTCGTCGGAGGAGTCCAAGGACCGGATCGATGCGCTGCTGCCGCACGTGCCCGTGCTCGATGTGCGCGACGTCGTCGAACGGAGCGAGCTGGTGCTGCTCACCGTGCCCGACGACGTCCTCGCCGACCTGGTCTCGGGCCTCGCCCGGCTCGGTGCCTTCCAGCCCGGCCAGCTTCTCGTCCATACGGCTGGCCGATACGGGGTCGACGTGCTCGCCCCCGCCCGGGCGGCCGGGGCGATCCCGCTCGCCGTCCACCCGGCCATGACGTTCACGGGAACCAGCGTGGACCTGGGGCGCCTGGAAGGGGCGCCGTTCGCCGTCACCGCCGACGCCCCCGTGCTTCCGATCGCACAAGCGCTGGTGGTGGAGATCGGCGGCGAGCCCGTGGTGCTGGACGAGAGCGCCCGGCCCCTGTACCACGCCGCGCTGGCGCACGGCGCGAATCACCTCGTCACACTCACTGCCCAGGCGACCCGGGTGCTGGCCGCCGCGGGTGTTCCGGAGGGGGGCACGCTGCTGCGGCCGCTGCTGTCCGCTGCCCTGGACGGCGCACTCCGTGGCGGTGAGTCCACGCTCACCGGTCCGATCGTGCGGGGGGACTCCGGGACGGTCGCCGGTCACCTGGCAGCACTGGTCACCCTGGCCGCGCAGGAGCCGAGCCTGGTAGATGTGCCCGAGACCTACACCGGGCTCGCCCGGGCCACCGTGCAGCGCTGCCTGGCGACCAGGCGGATTACCGAGACCACCGCCGGCCGGCTCCTGGATGCCCTCGAACCTGCCTCGAGGACGGCCACGCAAGCAGCCGCGGAGGGCGCACCGGAGACGGTCGCCGGACCCGAGGTCGTGCACACCGTGGCCGAGCTCCGGCAACGGCGGGAATCGTGGACGGAACCGGTCGCCGTCGTGATGACGATGGGTGCCCTGCACGAGGGGCACCTGGCGCTCGTGCGCCATGCCCGCACCGTGGCGCCGAAGGTCCTGGTGACCATCTTCGTGAACCCGCTGCAGTTCGGAGCGGACGAGGATCTCGACGCCTACCCGCGCACGCTCGAGACCGACGTGGCTGCGCTCGCTGAGGAGGGAGTGGACCTGGTGTTCGCCCCCTCGGTGGCCGAGATGTACCCCGACGGCGATCCGCAGGTGACGGTGACCTCCGGCCGGATGGGACAGGTGCTGGAGGGGGCGGCCCGGCCGAGCCACTTCGACGGGATGCTCACCGTGGTGAGCAAGCTCCTGCACCTCACCCGCGCCGACGTGTCGGTCTTCGGGCAGAAGGACGCCCAGCAGCTGGCGCTGGTGCGCCGCCTGGTGGCCGATCAGAACATCGGCGTGCGGATCGAAGGCGTCCCGATCGTGCGCGAGCCGGACGGGCTGGCGATGTCGAGCCGTAACGTCTACCTCGACGAGCGGGAACGGGCCGCGGCTCTCGTGCTGTCCCGGGCGATCCGGGCGGGGGCGAGCGAGGCTGCCGACGGCGGTAGCGTGGGCGACGTGCTGGCCGCCGCGCACCAGGAGCTGGATGGTCGCCACGCGTGCGTTCAGCCCGCCTATCTGGAGGTCGTGGACGAACGCACGATGGAACCTCTGGCGCCGGACAGCATGGATCGGCAGACCCCCGCGGTGCTGGTGGTCGCGGCCAGAGTGGGGAATACCCGGCTGCTCGACAACGCTGTGCTCGTGTGGCCACCGCAGGGAGAAGCATCATGA
- the panD gene encoding aspartate 1-decarboxylase, with the protein MTGLLRPMMVGKIHRATVTQADLNYVGSITIDADLLDAADLPEGQQVDVVDITNGARLTTYVIAGERGAGQICINGAAAHLVHPGDLVIIIAYGLLPDAEARTYEPQVVHVDAQNRIAALGHDPGEVGPGSGLASAAVPWHST; encoded by the coding sequence ATGACCGGACTACTGCGACCGATGATGGTGGGCAAGATCCACCGCGCGACCGTGACGCAGGCCGATCTGAACTACGTCGGCTCGATCACGATCGACGCCGACCTACTCGATGCTGCCGACCTGCCCGAGGGGCAGCAGGTGGACGTGGTGGACATCACCAATGGTGCGCGCCTGACCACCTACGTGATCGCGGGGGAGCGGGGCGCCGGGCAGATCTGCATCAACGGAGCCGCCGCACACCTGGTGCACCCGGGCGACCTGGTGATCATCATCGCCTACGGATTGCTCCCTGACGCCGAAGCACGCACCTACGAGCCGCAGGTGGTGCACGTGGACGCGCAGAACAGGATCGCTGCGCTCGGGCACGACCCCGGCGAGGTCGGACCAGGGAGCGGTCTGGCGTCGGCGGCAGTGCCCTGGCACTCCACGTGA